The DNA region CCCCCCGTGAGCTTCAGTATGGGGCCTGCCCACGACGCCGGCGGCCTGATCCTGCTGCCGCCAAGAGGGAGGCGCCCGCTCGTTTTGTTTTTTGGTTGCACACGCGGCGCGTCTGATTTCCAATTTGTCCTTTTGAGGAGACCCGCCCATGAAAGTGATCGCGTTCAACGGCAGCCCGCGAAAAGACGGCAACACGGCGGCCTTGATCCGCAAGGTGTTCGAGCCGCTGGAAGATGAGGGCATCGAGACGCAGATGATCCAGCTTGGCGGCAACGCCGTCCGCGGATGCATCGCGTGCTATCAGTGCTTCGACAGCAAAGACTGCCTCTGCGCGCAGAAGAACGACATGGTCAACGACTGCATCGCGGCGATGCGCGACGCTGACGCGATCATCCTGGCCTCGCCGACGTACTTTGCGGACATCACGCCGGAGCTCAAGGCCCTGATCGACCGCTCGGGCCTGGTGGCGCGGGCCAACGGGAACTTTCTGCGTCGCAAGGTCGGGGCCGCGGTGGTGGCTGTCCGCCGCGCCGGGGCCATCCACGCCTTCGACAGCATCAACCATTTCTTCCTCATCGGCGAGATGATCGTGCCGGGCTCGACGTACTGGAACATCTCCATCGGGCGCAACAAGGGCGAAGTCGCCGACGACGAAGAAGGCATGGCCACGATGGCGACCCTCGGGCAGAACATCGCCTGGCTGCTCAAGAAGATCGCTCCATAGAGCGCCCGGGGCGGGGTAGATCAAGCCGCAGAGGTCGCTGAGGACATTAGAAGACAGAACAACTTCTTCCCTCAGCGACCTCAGCGACCTCAGCGGCTGATTTGATCTCTATCCAGGTCACGAACGATTCTGGGCGAAGTGGAAGATCCACCCGCCCAGGACGAACCAGGCGAACAGCGCCAGCAGCACCGCGCCGGACCAGCGGGGTAGTTTGCGAAAGAGCAGCACCGAGGCCACAAACGCCACCGTCAGCACGCACAGGGGCAGATAGAAGCTCACGGCCGCCGGAGGCACCTTGAACGGCGAGATGATCGCGACGACGCCGCCGATGAGCAGAAACCCCGCGATGATCGGCGCCATGATGTTGCCATAGGTGATCTTGGGGGCCGCCTCGCCGGCGGGCGTCTGGCGCCACAGGCGCGGCGCCGCCGGCAGAAGCGCCAGCAGCGTCATCGCCACCGTGGTGTTGGACACCTTCGCGGCGGCTGTCGCGTAGCCCACGCCGTAGACGAGCATGATGGCTCCGGCGGCCAGCCCCGCCACCAGAAGCCCCAGCAGCCCCATCGATTGCAAGGCGCTGAGGGGCAGTTTTTCGTCGCCGGCGGCCGCGGCGTCGCCTGCGGGCTTGACCTCCAGCCCCTTGCGCGACAGGTACAGCAGAAACACCGCCGCCGTGCCAAAGGCCATCAGCAGGGCCAGACCGTCCACCCGCGCCAGTTCGCCGTCGGCGGCCAGCCCCCAGAACAGCAGCACCGCCAGCACCGGAACGATCAGCGTCGCCGCCGGGGCCGCGGCGAAGGTCATCTCCTTGCGGATCACGCCCAGGCCCATCGACAGCGCCATGGCCGCCATCACGCCGCCGACGATAACGCCGATGGCGATCCCCTCCACTGCCGCCAGCGACGCCACCAGGGCGATCAGCAGCGTCTCGGGCACAAAGCCCACCATCAGGACGCTGGTCATCAAGGGAGACAGGCCCAGGCCCATGGCGGAGGCAATCGCCCCGGCCGCCACGCGCCGACCGCACAGGATGACGATTGCCCCGCCGGTCAACAGAAGAAGAAACGCCAGGACCAAACCCATTCGCTTTCCTCAGATGCGGGGCGTAAATCGCGACAGGTCGCCCACATTCAGCGACCTCTCGATCGCGGCCACCCGGTCCACCATGCGGGCGAACCCGTCGCGGCCGAACAACTCCTCTTCGCGCGTCTCGAACCGCTCGCCCAGGCGGCGGTATTCGCTGCAGCCGAACAGCCCCGGCAACGCCGGGAACAGGACAGTACCCTCGCGCGCCGCGTGGGGCAAGTACATCGCGCGATACTGTTTGAGGCTCTGCGACAATCGCGCGCCTTCGCTGTGCCCGGCGTTGCTGCCGGTCAACTCGCGGATGGCGTCGGTCAGGCGCCGCCCGGCGTTGTGCTGAGCCTGAAGAACATCCACCAGGGCGGTAAACCGAGCGTCGGCGCGGGCGCGCGGAAAGACGTGCGTCTCCTC from Planctomycetaceae bacterium includes:
- a CDS encoding hemerythrin domain-containing protein, yielding MNTRKIILRRDALKAAAGIVGGAVLGGCACAEKLGIASGVGAATGGDCDISAAEDLMREHALLHRLLVVYDEGARRIDAGEDAPLKPLGEAAAVVRTFVEDYHERLEETHVFPRARADARFTALVDVLQAQHNAGRRLTDAIRELTGSNAGHSEGARLSQSLKQYRAMYLPHAAREGTVLFPALPGLFGCSEYRRLGERFETREEELFGRDGFARMVDRVAAIERSLNVGDLSRFTPRI
- a CDS encoding flavodoxin family protein translates to MKVIAFNGSPRKDGNTAALIRKVFEPLEDEGIETQMIQLGGNAVRGCIACYQCFDSKDCLCAQKNDMVNDCIAAMRDADAIILASPTYFADITPELKALIDRSGLVARANGNFLRRKVGAAVVAVRRAGAIHAFDSINHFFLIGEMIVPGSTYWNISIGRNKGEVADDEEGMATMATLGQNIAWLLKKIAP